The Antennarius striatus isolate MH-2024 chromosome 20, ASM4005453v1, whole genome shotgun sequence genome includes a region encoding these proteins:
- the LOC137614264 gene encoding neutral cholesterol ester hydrolase 1-like — MRLRLAGAVLLAAAAYYVYLPLPSGVCEPWKLMLLDALFRSFMKATDAAHALGICHRIHLLNRLVSWVEDIEPRSCPDVQVTDATLDGVPARVFRPKEGKRLKRGVLYFHGGGWALCSGRMRSYDLLGRKMAKDLDSVIMSVDYRLAPDAVFPDQYHDALAASRAFLSSEVLELYGIDPERLCLSGDSSGGNLAAAVAQQLGSDDSVPVRFKLQALIYPVLQALDFHTPSYQQNQAVPILYRPLMATFWLQYLGADASLAPVLLANNHTSLDQPAISASTRSKLDWTALLPAERRKHFRPFVKERGSSGVLGRVPQLMDVRAMPLLAEQEVLGRTPKAYVLTCEFDVLRDDGLMYVRRLRDAGVEVTSDHYEDGFHGCMVFSYLPMMSAVGQRSMNNYIRWLDQNL, encoded by the exons ATGAGGCTCCGGTTGGCAGGAGCCGTGCTCCTGGCGGCGGCCGCTTACTACGTCTACTTACCGCTACCGAGCGGCGTGTGCGAGCCGTGGAAGCTGATGCTACTGGACGCGCTGTTCCGGAGCTTCATGAAGGCG ACGGACGCGGCCCACGCCCTGGGCATCTGCCACCGCATCCACCTGCTCAACAGGTTGGTGTCTTGGGTGGAGGACATCGAGCCTCGCTCCTGTCCCGACGTGCAGGTGACCGACGCCACGCTGGACGGCGTCCCCGCCCGGGTTTTCCGGCCGAAGGAGGGGAAGCGGCTGAAAAGGGGAGTGTTATATTTCCACGGCGGAGGATGGGCACTCTGCAGCGGAC GGATGCGATCATATGACCTTCTGGGGCGGAAAATGGCGAAGGACCTGGATTCTGTCATCATGTCAGTCGA TTACCGTCTGGCTCCGGACGCGGTGTTTCCAGATCAGTACCACGATGCGTTGGCGGCGTCTCGTGCTTTCCTTTCCTCTGAGGTTCTGGAGCTCTACGGCATCGACCCGGAGCGGCTGTGTCTGTCTGGAGACAGCAGCGGGGGGAACCTGGCCGCCGCTGTGGCGCAACAG ctGGGCTCCGACGACAGCGTGCCGGTGAGGTTTAAGCTCCAGGCGTTGATCTACCCGGTGCTGCAGGCGCTGGACTTCCACACGCCGTCCTACCAGCAGAACCAGGCCGTCCCCATCCTCTACCGCCCCCTCATGGCCACATTCTGGCTGCAGTACCTCGGCGCCGACGCCTCCCTGGCGCCCGTCCTGCTGGCGAACAACCACACCTCCCTGGACCAGCCGGCCATCAGCGCCAGCACCAGAtccaagctggactggaccgcCCTGCTGCCGGCCGAACGCAGGAAGCACTTCAGGCCGTTTGTGAAGGAACGGGGGTCCTCGGGGGTGTTGGGGAGGGTCCCGCAGCTGATGGACGTGAGGGCGATGCCCCTGCTGGCGGAGCAGGAGGTTCTGGGTAGGACGCCTAAAGCGTACGTCCTGACGTGCGAGTTCGACGTCCTCCGCGACGACGGGCTGATGTACGTGCGGCGGCTGCGGGACGCCGGCGTGGAGGTGACCAGCGATCACTACGAGGACGGTTTCCACGGCTGCATGGTGTTCTCCTACCTGCCCATGATGTCCGCCGTGGGTCAGAGGAGCATGAACAACTACATCCGCTGGCTGGACCAGAACCTGTAG